The Deltaproteobacteria bacterium GWA2_45_12 DNA window CGGAAAAATCAACATGGATGAGTTTGCCATGGGTTCTTCCAATGAAAATTCAGCTTACAAACAAGTCAAAAATCCATGGAATCTAGACTGTGTGCCCGGTGGTTCTTCCGGTGGGTCGGCAGCGGCGGTGAGTGCTGATTTGTGTTTTGCTTCTCTTGGAACTGATACGGGGGGCTCCATTCGCCAACCGGCTTCGCTTTGTAGCATTGTCGGGTTAAAGCCCACTTATGGACGCGTGAGTCGTTATGGCGTGATTGCCTTTGCCAGTTCGCTCGATCAAATGGGCCCCATGACCAAAGACGTTGAAGACTGCGCTCTTTTGATGAACGCCATTGCAGGGTACGATGCCCGCGATTCAACATCCATTGATATGTCCATTCCCGATTACACTTCTTTTTTACGAAAGCCCGTGAAGGGGTTAAAGATAGGAATGCCCCGCGAATATTTTGCTGAAGGGATCCATCCTTCCGTGCGTGATGCGGTTCAAAAAGCAGTGGCCAGCCTTGAAAAAATGGGGGCGATTGTTTCGGAAGTAAGCCTTCCCAATACTGAATATGCTTGCGCTGTCTATTATATTTTGGCCCCTGCGGAGGCTTCTTCCAATCTGGCGCGCTTTGATGGGGTTCGTTATGGGTTACGGGCAAAAGCCACCACCCTTCATGAATTATACGAAAACACAAAGACCCAAGGCTTTGGCCCCGAGGTCAAGCGGCGCATCATGCTTGGCACTTATGTTCTCTCGGCTGGTTATTACGATGCTTATTATTTAAAGGCCCAAAAAGCGCGGACCCTCATTCGTAATGATTTTTTGGAGGTGTTTAAGAAAGTGGATGTTTTGGCCACTCCCACGGCTCCCACCACGGCTTTCAAGCTGGGGGAAAAAACGTCGGATCCTGTTTGTATGTATCTTTCAGATATCTGCACCATTCCTGTAAACCTGGCGGGGTTACCAGGGATGAGCCTTCCCTGTGGTTTTGACGACAAAAATCTTCCCATCGGCTTGCAACTTATCGGAAAGCCCTTTGACGAAGGCACTCTCTTTACTGTTGCCCATGCCTACGAGCAGGCCCATAGCTGGCATTTGAAAAAACCTTCCTTGTAACTTCCTCATTGCAAGACACCCTGGATTATTGATAATAGCAATCTTTCCTAAAGGAAATTCTTATGCCCGTACAAGATTATTTGAATAATATTAAAAAAAATATCCGTGAAATCACGGTGGAAGATGTCAAAAAGAAAATCGACCAAAAGGCGGATTTTCTTTTGATTGATGTCCGTGAAAAAGAAGAAATCGTGGGGGGATTACTTCCCAAGGCCCAAGCCATTGTTCGCGGTTTTTTGGAACTTAAAATCGAAAGTGCCGAACCCAATAAAAATAAAGATATCGTGCTCTATTGCGCCGGAGGTAACCGTTCAGCCCTGGCGGCCAAGGCCTTAAATGAATTGGGTTACAAAAATGTTTCCTCCATGAAGGGAGGCTATTCAGCCTGGCAACATGCAGGGTTCCCCATTGAGCAACAAAAAT harbors:
- the gatA gene encoding aspartyl/glutamyl-tRNA amidotransferase subunit A (allows the formation of correctly charged Asn-tRNA(Asn) or Gln-tRNA(Gln) through the transamidation of misacylated Asp-tRNA(Asn) or Glu-tRNA(Gln) in organisms which lack either or both of asparaginyl-tRNA or glutaminyl-tRNA synthetases; reaction takes place in the presence of glutamine and ATP through an activated phospho-Asp-tRNA(Asn) or phospho-Glu-tRNA) is translated as MEKELLQKSIHEIAPKLKNREISAHELARFQIERIESLDSKLGAYLHICKEKALTQAKAIDEKIAKGNYTGPLMGIPLGPKDIYLTEGIPTTCASKILEGYVPPYNSTVIQKLLESGMVIVGKINMDEFAMGSSNENSAYKQVKNPWNLDCVPGGSSGGSAAAVSADLCFASLGTDTGGSIRQPASLCSIVGLKPTYGRVSRYGVIAFASSLDQMGPMTKDVEDCALLMNAIAGYDARDSTSIDMSIPDYTSFLRKPVKGLKIGMPREYFAEGIHPSVRDAVQKAVASLEKMGAIVSEVSLPNTEYACAVYYILAPAEASSNLARFDGVRYGLRAKATTLHELYENTKTQGFGPEVKRRIMLGTYVLSAGYYDAYYLKAQKARTLIRNDFLEVFKKVDVLATPTAPTTAFKLGEKTSDPVCMYLSDICTIPVNLAGLPGMSLPCGFDDKNLPIGLQLIGKPFDEGTLFTVAHAYEQAHSWHLKKPSL